ACCGATCGGAACGTGAGCGTTTGATCGAGGAAATTCTGGACGAAACTTTTGGCTTTGGTCCATTGGAATTGCTGCTTAAAGATCAAGATATCGCAGATATCATGATCAATGGTCCCAAGCATGTTTTTGTCGAAAAATGTGGTCGTATTCAACGTTCGAATGTTGTTTTCCGGGACAATCAGCATCTGCTGCAAATTCTTGATCGTATTGTTTCCAAAGTGGGACGGCGTGTCGATGAAACTTCTCCTCTGGTAGATGCCCGCTTACCCGACGGATCTCGACTTAATGCCGTGATTCCTCCGCTGGCGCTGGATGGACCTTCGTTAACGATTCGTAAGTTTGGATCGAATCCATTGGGGCTGGAAGATCTGTTGAGATTTGGTGCCTTCACGCCGGAAATCGCAATGCTACTGGAAGGTATCATTAAGGCTCGGATTAATACCATCATCAGTGGTGGTACCGGTTCCGGTAAAACAACACTCTTAAATACATTATCCAGCTTTATTCAGGCTGATCACCGTGTCATTACGATTGAAGATGCAGCCGAGCTTCAATTACAACAAGAGCATGTATTGCGATTGGAAACACGTCCACCCAACATTGAAGGGAAAGGGCAAATCACAGCGACGGATCTTGTAAAGAATGCCCTGCGTATGCGTCCCGACCGAATCATCATTGGGGAATGTCGTGGCCCTGAATCATTGGACATGCTCCAGGCGATGAATACTGGTCACGAAGGTTCTTTGACTACGATTCACGCCAACTCTCCTCGTGATGGTGTTTCCCGTTTGGAAACAATGATCACAATGGGGGGAGTTGAATTACCGCTCAAAGCCCTCCGACAACAATTTGCAGCAGCCGTTGATTTGATTATTCAGGTCAATCGCTTGCAAGGGGGACCTCGTAAAGTGACTCATGTGACTGAGGTACTGAATATGGAACAAGACACTGTCATTATGCAGGATATTTTCCTGTTCATTCAAGATGGCATTGATGAAGAAGGCAGAGCCTATGGTCACTTTGAAGCGACCGGGGTTCGTCCGGCCTTCATGGATCGGCTGGAAGCTGCGGGCGTTCGCCTGCCTTCAAATCTGTTTGCAAATCGTGTTTTACAGGGCTAACGTTTTCAGTTTGGTTAGAGAAGAATACAAAATCGGAAAAAAATAGATCTTCAAACGATAAAGGTAACCAGAGATGGATCAAACACTTATCATCTCAATCGCTGCATTTTTGGGTATGATGGCTTTCGTGGGAGCTGTTATATTCGTATTTAAGGATTTTTCGTCTAGTAAAGCGGAAGATCGTTTAGCGGTGATTACGGGTAAAAAAAAGACAGCAGATGAAACAGCCTCGTTGTTGAAAGACGAAATTGTCAAAGGTGGTATCACCAGTGTTTCAGATCGAGTTGCGCTGTTTTTCGAGAAGTTCGGCAATCTGAAACTGTTACTGGAGCAGGCAGAGGCTCCGTTTAAAGCAGACACTTTTCTTTTAATGACAGGGGTGGCTGCCGGATTAGGGTTTGCATTAGCCTGGTTTACGAATGCACCTGTGCCGTTTTGTCCTGTAGCTGCTTTAGCGACAGGGGGACTCCCTTTTATGTGGCTATTGTTTTGCCGAAATCGACGATTCAAAAAATTTGCACAGCAGCTTCCCGATGCCTTGGAACTGGTAGGTCGCGCGCTGCGATCTGGACATAGTCTGGCGTCGGGATTGAGTGTCGTCGTACAGGAAATGCCGCCTCCGATCGCAACGGAATTTGCGATGGCGTATGAAGAACAGAATCTGGGTATTCCCATCGATGAGGCGTTGAAGAGTATGCTCAAACGAATGCCTAACCTCGACTTGAAATTTTTTGTGACCGCCGTTGTGATTCAACGACAGGCAGGGGGAGACCTTGCTGAAATTCTGGACAAAATTGGTCACATTATTCGGCAGCGTTTCAAAATTATGGGACAGGTTCAAGCATTGACCGGGGAAGGTCGAATCAGTGGAGTTGTTTTGATGGCTCTACCAATTGCTCTGTTTTTTGCGGTTTACTATCTGAACCCGGATTATGTCATGTTGCTCTTTACCGATGAATTAGGGCGTAAAATGATAGCCGGTGGAATTGTTCTTCAGGTTCTGGGAGCCCTCTGGATCAAGAAGATTATTAATATCAAGATTTGATTGAAAGCACATCAGAATTACCGGATCAACTTTTTACTATTTGAAAATGAGAGCCAAAAACGTTGGCTGAGCGTGGGAGAGTGAATTATGGATTTTGTTCAACTATTACCGTGGGCGATCTTTGGGATGGTGATTGTCGGTGGTATCGCATTGATCAACAAACTGAACTCAGATCAATCGCGTACTACGGAGAGACTGGACGAGTTACGCAATCCGCACTTACGCAATAACCCAGACGCCGCTCAGTCCGCCAGTACACTATTGGAAAAGGCAGCGCCCACACTTTCCAAAGCATTGACGCCCAAATCAGAACTGGAAGAAAACAAATTAAAAGTGAGGTTAGCAAATGCCGGATACAATTCGGAGAATGCGTCCTCGATCTATCTTTCATTAAAAGTCGCTCTAGGATTACTAGGATTGTTGCTGGGCTCAAGTTATGGATTTTATCGTTTTGGATTTGCCCAAAATGGTTGGACTGCATTGGTTATTGGCGGTGGTATTGGTTTTTATCTACCCGAACTGGTCTTACGTTTTTTAGCAAGTTCTCGAATCTCACGTATTTTCTTGTCTTTACCTGATGCATTAGACTTGCTTGTCGTATGTGTCGAAGCGGGGCTGGGGCTTGATGCTGCCATGAGGCGGGTTTCTGAAGAACTGGAAGAAACGGCCCCGGATGTGTGTAGTGAATTTGCTTTGTGTAATCTGCAATTACAGATGGGGCGACCACGACGTGAAGTGTTGCATGACTTGGGTATTCGTAGTGGCGTCGATGACATGCGTGCTCTGGCCGCCATCTTGATTCAGGCAGACAAGTTTGGTTCATCAATTGCTCAGGCGTTGAGAGTCCAATCTGACAGCATGCGTGTGAAACGTAGCCAGATGGCAGAAGAGCAGGCCGCGATGACTGCAGTGAAGATGATCTTTCCTCTGGTCCTGTTCATTTTTCCGGGAATTTTTGTCGTCCTGGTCGGTCCTGCTGCCATCATGATGATTAACGGTTTACTTGCGAACTAGCTCTGAAGTTATTTTTAACTGCAAATTCATCAAACAGCTTTGTTAACACCTTTGAACATTTCGATGATCAAAGGTGTTTTATTTTCTTTACAGTTGATGTTTACATTTTGGAGATCCTTAGAAATAGAAGAACAATCCTCATTGTAAATTGGTAATATTTACCCTCAATGTCTGCTTTTGAGTCATTTTGCAGGTATCAAATAGTCTCAATCCCGAATCTCTTTTCCAAAGGGTGTTTGGCACTTATTTTGCGTTAAATTGAATTACATTAGATATTTAAGTGGGGTACAAATATATCATGCTCATGTCGTGAGTCCGATCTTCGTCCCATTAGATCTCTTTTTCTTAAATGTCATACGCGGGCCTTGAGATGACGAATAATAGCAAGGTTCTGCGATCTTAGTGTCGATTGAACATCATCTGCGAATTGTATTCAAAGTTTAGCGTTACTTGAATATGGTTCAGAGGCATTGTTTTTTTGACAAACAGTAATAAGGCACATATAAAATTCACTGTCCAATTTTCTAGATCGACAATTTCAGATGCCCGCCCCTCCAAACTGGCTTAGTTCGATGGCTAATCAAGTCGCCTCTTTGATGTATGATGTCGATGTACTTGCGCCGATTGGTTGTCATTTCTTTCATAATGCAAGCCGTAACGAATGGGAAGTTACTCTGTTTGCTTCGAACACAGAGATTGTAGGCGGTGAATGGGATGGTGTTTTGGCACCTTCCAAGTTCTGTTTCGATATTCTCAAACTGGGTGAATATTTTGAAGAAGTTCGTGCTTTGTACTGGCAGGCTTTACCCGTTGATTATGACGATCAGCTCGGCCCACATATTTCGATTGAAGCGACTTATGAAGGGCATCAGGTCTGGGTACGCGTCCTGGCTGAATCACCAGAAGAATTTGAACCAGGTCGCCGAATTCAGGCTTATGATGCGAACTTGAAAGAGATTTGGTAATTCTCTTCAGTCATTCTTACACCGTAAGTTTTTCTTTTTGTTACAGCCTGAGTAGCAAAAGTTTAGAGAGTTAAGAATTGAGAGAGCGTTTAAAACATCAGCTTATCTATTCTAAAAGTGGTAGAGAGAAACGTACTATCGATTCTTAGATATATAAACTGTTGGTGCCAACCTAGCATGACTTCTGTCTTTAAATTATAGTTTGATCTTGCTCTGAACGATTAAGATACCAAAACGTGATAATGAAAGATTATGCGAAGCTCTTAAAGTCACTGCACGTTCTTTTTAGCCTGTTTTTCTGCTTCTTCCTCTGTTACTTCATCTACCTGTTGGGTATCATCCCCCTCAGTCATTGGCGCTTCTTCACCACAGCCAAACATGAAGGGAGTCATACAGGATACAATTAAGATGGAAAATAAAAATCTGTTCATAGCGTATCTTTTTCCGTTTTATCTCGATTAAAAAACTCGATTTCATCAGTGTTTGTTATAATTTTGTTTTTATTATTCGATTCTCGAGTCCATTAGACTCAAAAAATGTAGCAATAGTGTGAGTTTATAAATTATAAAACATCGCCACTTGACTGACAAATCAAGTGGCGATGAATATTTTCGCTTTAAGCGCCAATGACGACTTTACCATTCACCCAAGATGTTCCCATCTTTGGGATCCCCCACATTTTGCCAGATAGCCAAATCAATGTTTTCTGAAGTAAATCGAACAGATCCATCAGCTAATAGAGTATGGACTCCCCCTACGTGCTTACTCCGTGCTGATAAGATTGCGTTAGCAGTTCCTGAGCCAGCCCCACAATCAGGCTCATCATGATTGGGGCCATAAATAGTTGCATAATAGTTGGCTTCGTAGTATTGGGCAAAAAACCACGAATACCCTTGTTGCCTCTGTCTAACATTACCTTGATAACCAGGTTTGGTCAGACAACTAGCTGGGCAAAGTCCTCCAGATGAAGGATCATCACAGAACGGAGCACTGGCAAAGGTTTCTGAAACCATCATTGTGTTCGTAGTGCCATCTTCGATGTCACGGATCTTGACATTACTGTTACGAGCAAAAATAGAACCATCAAAATTAGCGGTAGTTGAGTCTCCCTGCCCCCTGCATGCAAGATAGTTAGTAGGGGCATAATTTCCGTCGGGTTGTCGCGAAGAGTCACTCGGACAACGAACAGCAGGCAGTTTTTCTCTACGAAGATTGTTGTTAGGAGCGGCACTGACACCGCTCTCCAGTTCCCAGTTAATTTGATTATAGATTACGGCCTGATCTAGAAATGGCAAGATCCTTGGAATCCAACCCAGCATACTGGTGGTCCAAGAGTTAACTCCACCATAGGTTCTTCTGACGTCTCCCGGTGGAAACGTTCTGAAGTTGTCGTGGTAATTGTGCAAAGCCAAGCCAATCTGCTTGAGATTGTTTTTGCAAGTGGAACGACGTGCTGCTTCACGTGCTTGTTGAACTGCTGGCAACAGTAAGGCAATTAAGATAGCGATGATAGCAATCACTACCAGCAGTTCGATCAGCGTGAAGCCGCGTTTCCTTTTGAGCAACATTCTTTCCATAACTTGAACTCCCGGAAATAAAATAAAGAAACAAAAACAGATACCGACTAAGACATAAAACGAACCTCTATTTCTGTCAGTATTTTCACTGACGAAATAAAGGGGATTTTGCTTAATAAAATTTGAAGTGATTAGACTGGTTTCAGTCCATTAAGTGATTTCGATTAACTTATGAGTAACTACAACCATACTTAGATAATGGATACATAGTTTCTTATATTGATTAATTTTTTATTGATAAATGAAAATACCATTAAGAATAGGTGTTTTTAATTTACCCGAAGGGAGAAATATTTCAACCCTAAAAACATTTTGAGGTGTTGTGTAATAAAGAAGGATAGATAAGAAATTGCCATCTCATAACAAAAGCCCTTATTTAATTAAGTCAACTAAAAAAGAGCTTGTTCGGTTTTAAAAAAAGATATCAGAGTTCGATTAAGGTGAGACCTACTCTAAGTAACTACTGTGGTAATAGTTTAAGGCCGCGATAGATTCAACTCCAATCTATCGCGGCCTTAATTTAATTCATGTAATCAAATTCGAAGTAAGACCAACTAGGTCATTTTGATAAATTATCGATTTTCTTTCATCGCTTTCTTTTGTGCAGCCGCTTCTGTTGCGGGATCAAGTTGTTCTACTGGATCTTCTGCTGACTCAGGAGTCATGGGAGCTTCTTCC
The Gimesia aquarii DNA segment above includes these coding regions:
- a CDS encoding DUF1559 domain-containing protein, which translates into the protein MERMLLKRKRGFTLIELLVVIAIIAILIALLLPAVQQAREAARRSTCKNNLKQIGLALHNYHDNFRTFPPGDVRRTYGGVNSWTTSMLGWIPRILPFLDQAVIYNQINWELESGVSAAPNNNLRREKLPAVRCPSDSSRQPDGNYAPTNYLACRGQGDSTTANFDGSIFARNSNVKIRDIEDGTTNTMMVSETFASAPFCDDPSSGGLCPASCLTKPGYQGNVRQRQQGYSWFFAQYYEANYYATIYGPNHDEPDCGAGSGTANAILSARSKHVGGVHTLLADGSVRFTSENIDLAIWQNVGDPKDGNILGEW
- a CDS encoding type II secretion system F family protein, yielding MDQTLIISIAAFLGMMAFVGAVIFVFKDFSSSKAEDRLAVITGKKKTADETASLLKDEIVKGGITSVSDRVALFFEKFGNLKLLLEQAEAPFKADTFLLMTGVAAGLGFALAWFTNAPVPFCPVAALATGGLPFMWLLFCRNRRFKKFAQQLPDALELVGRALRSGHSLASGLSVVVQEMPPPIATEFAMAYEEQNLGIPIDEALKSMLKRMPNLDLKFFVTAVVIQRQAGGDLAEILDKIGHIIRQRFKIMGQVQALTGEGRISGVVLMALPIALFFAVYYLNPDYVMLLFTDELGRKMIAGGIVLQVLGALWIKKIINIKI
- a CDS encoding CpaF family protein; the protein is MAGSGLSQVDSNMAFDDLKRLIHGKLVEKLDLTRVGDLEGDSLRREIRLVIEHLCDTENPLLNRSERERLIEEILDETFGFGPLELLLKDQDIADIMINGPKHVFVEKCGRIQRSNVVFRDNQHLLQILDRIVSKVGRRVDETSPLVDARLPDGSRLNAVIPPLALDGPSLTIRKFGSNPLGLEDLLRFGAFTPEIAMLLEGIIKARINTIISGGTGSGKTTLLNTLSSFIQADHRVITIEDAAELQLQQEHVLRLETRPPNIEGKGQITATDLVKNALRMRPDRIIIGECRGPESLDMLQAMNTGHEGSLTTIHANSPRDGVSRLETMITMGGVELPLKALRQQFAAAVDLIIQVNRLQGGPRKVTHVTEVLNMEQDTVIMQDIFLFIQDGIDEEGRAYGHFEATGVRPAFMDRLEAAGVRLPSNLFANRVLQG
- a CDS encoding type II secretion system F family protein codes for the protein MDFVQLLPWAIFGMVIVGGIALINKLNSDQSRTTERLDELRNPHLRNNPDAAQSASTLLEKAAPTLSKALTPKSELEENKLKVRLANAGYNSENASSIYLSLKVALGLLGLLLGSSYGFYRFGFAQNGWTALVIGGGIGFYLPELVLRFLASSRISRIFLSLPDALDLLVVCVEAGLGLDAAMRRVSEELEETAPDVCSEFALCNLQLQMGRPRREVLHDLGIRSGVDDMRALAAILIQADKFGSSIAQALRVQSDSMRVKRSQMAEEQAAMTAVKMIFPLVLFIFPGIFVVLVGPAAIMMINGLLAN